The window ATTTATCGAGCCACACAGTGAACATAGACGTCGTATATCTTCTCGAACAAAACCCTATCCTTCTAATCTTCGTCGTATTAGCCATCGGCCTTGCCTTCGGAAAAATCCGATTTGGTAAATTACAACTAGGTAACTCAATCGGAGTTCTCATCACTTCGCTTATCATGGGCCACTTGGGCTTCTCTTTTAATGCTGAAGCGTTAACAATTGGGTTTATGCTGTTTATCTACTGCGTAGGTATCGAAGCTGGTCCCAACTTCTTTGGTATCTTTTTTAGAGATGGTAAGCATTACTTTATTCTCAGCATGACTGTTCTGGTTACAGCGGTATGTTTAACTTATGGGTTAAGCCATTATTTTGGGCTCGATTTCGGGCTTTCAGCAGGTATGATGGCGGGCGCATTAACCGCAACGCCTGTTCTAGTGGGTGCACAAGACGCACTTAACTCAGGTTTGGCGACGATACCACGCAATATGGATTTTTCGCTGGTATTAGAAAACTTATCTGTTGGTTATGCCATGGCTTATCTGATTGGCTTAATCAGCATGATCATGTTCGCCAAGCTGCTGCCACGGCTACAGAAACAAAACCTGTCCGACTCAGCACAACAAATTGCTCAAGAGCGTGGGCTTGGTAACTCAGGGCAGAGAAAAGTCTATCTCCCTATCATTCGCGCGTATCGCGTTGGTCCAGAATTGATTGACTGGACGGATGGTAAAAACCTACGTGAACTGGGTATCTACCGTCAAACAGGCTGTTACATTGAGCGAATTCGCCGAAATGGTATTCTCGCCCACCCTGATGGTGACGCTATTCTGCAAGAAGGCGATGAGATTGCACTGGTTGGTTTCCCGGATAGCCACGCTCGATTGGATTCCAGTTTCCGCAACGGCAAAGAAGTCTTTGATCGCAACTTGCTGGATTTACGCATTGTTGAAGAAGAAATCGTGGTAAAAAGTGACGCAATAGCCGGTAAACGTTTATCCGACCTTAACTTGTCTGAGTTTGGTTGTTTCTTAAACCGCGTAGTGCGTGCTCAAATTGAAATGCCAATGGATTTAGACATTGTGCTTGCCAAAGGTGACGTTCTTCAGGTCAGTGGCGAAAAAAGTCGCGTACATGGTCTTGCTGAAAAAATCGGTTTCATCTCGATTCACAGCCAAATGGCAGACTTATTAGCATTTTGTAGCTTCTTCATTCTGGGCATTATGTTTGGTCTTATCACGATGACATTTGGCCAAGTGTCGTTCAGCTTAGGTAATGCGGTAGGTTTATTGCTTTCTGGTATTACCTTGGGCTTCTTGCGTGCCAACCACCCTACTTTCGGCTACGTACCACAAGGCGCGCTGAACATGGTTAAAGACCTTGGTTTAATGTTCTTTATGGTCGGCATTGGCCTCAGTGCTGGTGGAAAAATGTTCGAGCATCTGACACAGGTAGGTCCGAAAGTCATCGGCTTGGCCTTTATTGTCAGCGTGGTTCCTGTAGCACTGGCGTATTTAGTTGGCGCCTATGCACTTAAAATGAATCGAGCATTGCTTTTTGGTGCCATTATTGGCGCTCGTACATGTGCACCGGCCATGGACGTAGTAAACGACTACGCGAAGTCAACGATTCCCGCACTAGGCTACGCTGGCACGTATGCAATAGCAAACATCTTAATGACGCTAGCGGGTACGATTCTCATCATATTGAGTTGATTCAGCAGACATCAGACACAAAAAAGGCGCTCAGTGAGCGCCTTTTTACTACATAAATATTAGGAACGAATAAATATTAGAAACGACCTAAATAATAGCCATTAGATTTGAATGAAATCTGCTTCTACTGCTGGGTTCACGTCTGCTTCGTAATCCACACCGTCAACACCAAAACCGAATAGCTTCAAGAACTCTTCTTTATACTCTACGTAATCAGTTAGCTCTTTTAGGTTTTCAGTCGTAATTTGTGGCCACAGGTCACGACAGTGTTGCTGGATGTCTTCACGAAGTTCCCAGTCGTCCAGACGAAGGCGGTTCATGTCGTCCACTTCTGCCGCAGAGCCATCTTCTTTGTATAGACGCTGGCTGAACATACGGTAGATTTGCTCCATACAACCTTCGTGTACGCCTTCTTCACGCATCTTCTTGAACACCATTGCAATGTACAGTGGCATTACAGGAATTGCAGAACTTGCCTGAGTGACAACAGATTTAAGAACTGCAACGTTCGCGCTGCCGCCTGTTTCTGCTAGTTTCTCGTTAAGTGCTGTTGCTGCGCGGTCCAGGTCCATTTTCGCTTTACCTAGCGCACCATCCCAGTAGATTGGCCAAGTTAGCTCGGTACCGATGTAGCTGTATGCGACGGTCTTACAACCTTCAGCAAGTACACCCGCTTCAGAAAGTGCGTTGATCCAAAGTTCCCAGTCTTCACCACCCATTACGGTGACTGTATCTTTGATCTCTTCTTCTGTTGCAGGCTCAACACTTGCTTCGATGATCACGTCTTTGTTGGTATCAACCGCTGTCGATGTGTAAGTTTCACCGATTGGTTTTAGAGATGAACGAATCAGTTCACCCGTTTCTGGTAATTTACGTACTGGGGAAGCCAGTGAGTAAACCACCATATCAATCTGACCCAAGTCTTCTTTGATCAGCTCGATTGTTTTCTCTTTTGCTTCGTTTGAGAAAGCATCGCCGTTCAGGCTTTTCGCATACAGACCTTCTTCACGTGCCAACTTTTCGAAAGCGGCAGCGTTATAAAAACCTGCTGTGCCAGGCTTCTTCTCTGTGCCTTCTTTTTCAAAGAACACACCGATAGTTGATGCACCGCCACCAAATGCCGCAGCGATACGAGAAGATAGACCATACCCACTTGATGCACCCACAACAAGAACGCGTTTTGGTGCGTTTTTAATTGGGCCTTGTGCTTTAGTGAAAGCAATTTGTTCTTTTACATTAGCTTCACAACCAACAGGGTGCGTAGTAGTACAGATAAATCCACGAATTCTAGGTTTGATGATCATATTCAACTTCCTTTAAAAAACCTTGTAAGGATAAAAGTTTCGCTCGGTGTTCGCATCTAATTTCTGTAAAAATGCTTCGAAAATGCAAGTGGTTGGAGCACTCTAGTATCATGCTAAACAAAAAAGCACCTCAAAGAGGTGCTTTCATCAATAAATCTATTGGCTCGTTAAGCGGCTGAATTAAGATGTGACTTTTTTGGCGCATCGGTACGAAGTTCCGAAAAGTCGTGGCTAAAGTGGTCCACTTGAATCGCTTTGGAACGCAGTTTGTCCGCCGCTTTAATCTTATCGACTTCTTCCTGAGTTAATACGTCAGCCTCTAGCGCTTGTTGTAAGCGGTCGTCCAACAGACCTTTACGAGCGACTTTCCCATCTTTAACGCCCTTAACAAGCTTACGCTCTAACGGTTTGATATCGTACATCGCAAGGAAGGCGTTCTCCATCAAACCGATATTGTCATCTTCTGCTTTACCTACGTAGCATAAATGAGTCAAACGATCTCGCTGTGCACCCGGCGTCATCATAGCTTCTGCAATGCGTGTACTCAGTTCATCACTAGGCTTGTTGAAGTGATTACCTAATGGGAATAGAAGTCCCTTCAATACACCACCAACGTATTTCACCGGGAAATTAGTATAAGCTTCGTTTAGTGACTTAGCGGCATTGTACAAACAGTGCTGCACGGCGTAGTGAACGAAGTCTAGATCGCCTTGCTGACGGCCTTCGTCTTCGTACTTCTTAAGCGCTGCTGACGCCATGTATAGGAAACTCAGACCATCGCCCAGACGAGCCGAGATCATCTCTTTACGTTTCAGGTCACCACCCAGTGTCAACATAGCGAAGTCTGCGCTTACCGCAAGGTCTCGACTTAGACGCGTGATGTCCTTGTAGTACTTCTTCGTTGGGCCACTCATTTCTGCTTTGATAAAACGAGAACCCGTCAATGCTGCGCCCAATGCACCGAATGTGTTTCCGGTTGCATGTTTGATGTGTTTGAACAACAAATCATCAAACTCTTTCGCGCCTTGCTCCGTATCTGGGTTTGCTGCTGCTTCCATTTCTTTTAGTACGTATGGATGACAACGCGTCGCACCTTGACCGAAGATCATCAGGTTACGAGTCAGAATGTTTGCACCTTCTACAGTAATCGCAACTGGGATACCAACGTAATGTTTCGCCAAGTAGTTCATTGGGCCATCTTGGATAGCTCGACCTGCGTGAATATCAAATGAATCGTTAAGAAGCGTACGTGCCATCTCAGTCATATGATATTTAGCAATAGCGGTTACGATCCCCGGCTTTTCTTTCATGTCTAACGACGTGGTTGTCAGGGTGCGCGTCGCTTCAAGCAGGTAGGTTAAACCACCGATACGGCCCATCGCTTCTGCCACACCTTCGAATTTACCGATAGACATGCCGAACTGTTTACGTACGTATGCGTATGCGCCGGTTGTTCTTGTTGTTAGGTGCCCAATAGCTGCGCCAAGCGCTGGTAATGAGATACCGCGACCAGCCGACAAACATTCAACCAACATACGCCAGCCTTTGCCAGCATAATCCGCACCACCGATCAACCAATCCATTGGGATGAATACATCTTCACCACGCGTTGGGCCATTCATGAACGCTGAGCCTAGTGGGTCGTGGCGTTCACCAATTTCAACACCTTCGTGATCGGCAGGAATCAGTGCACAAGTGATACCAATATCTTTCTTGTCACCAAGCAAACCGTCAGGGTCCTGTAGTTTAAATGCCAGACCAAGAACCGTAGCAACCGGCGCAAGAGTAATGTAACGTTTGTTCCAGCTAAGGCGAATACCAAGCACTTCTTCACCATTATGCTTGCCGTAACAAACCACGCCCTGATCTGGGATACCGCCCGCATCAGAACCTGCTTCAGGGCCTGTAAGCGCGAAACATGGGATGTCCGTACCGTCAGCGAGACGTGGCAACCAGTAATCTTTTTGCTCTTGTGTACCGTAATGAGAAAGAAGCTCCCCAGGACCAAGTGAGTTTGGTACCATTACCGATACAGCGGCACTGATGCTTCGAGTCGCGATACGCGAAACAATCGTCGAGTTAGCCAACGATGAAAACTCACGACCACCATATTCTTTAGAAATAATCAGGGACAAAAAGCGCTCTTTACGCAAAAACTCCCACACTTCCGGAGATAAATCTCGGTCTTCTTTAACGATCTTTTGTTCGTCAAGCATGTCGAGCAGCGTTACAAGCTCATTATCCATAAAGGATTGCTCTTCTGCTGTTAGCGTCGGAGTTGGGTAATGGTGCAGCGTTTTAAAATTTGGTTTGCCGGAAAATAGCTCTGCATCCCACCAGACACTACCTGCTTCCATTGCTTCTCTTTCCGTACTGGACAACGGAGGTAGTACTTTTTTAAACAACTTAAATGCTGGGTCACTAATCCATTTTCTTCGTAAAGAGCTCATTGTTCAGATCCTTTTGTTCACGTCACTAATTTATTATTGGTTTAACTAACAGCTTACTTGCTCTGGTCAATTACTTCGCTGACATACCTGCTGACAAGTAAGGAATTAACAAATCGACGACAGACTTAATATCGACTTCTTTATTAAATTTACTATCTGCAAGCTCTGATAGTGCTTGACTAGATGCCATCGTAAAAACACACGTTCCGAGCGTAAAATGTAATCGCCAGAACAGTAGCTCTTCCGTTAGCTCTGGGTTCGCTTTCATGATAGAGGCAGTAAATAATTTCAATACCTCTTCGTAACGAGTGGTGATGAACCAACGTAAATGCCCTTGTACATCCGTGTAACCTCTACCTAATAACAACATAAATAGGGCTGTACCATTTGGTCTTACTTCATTAAGTGTACTTAATGGCAATCTTAGCGATTCAAACACTTCTTCCATTGTGTAGTTATCGCGTGTATTTAGCTCGATGAGAGAGGTTTTGATACTCGGCATCAGTGCTTCTAGATATCGGTCTAAAACCGCTCGAACCAGCGTCTTCTTATCGCCAAAGTGGTAATTTACTGATGCAAGATTTACATTCGCTCTGCCAGTAATGGTTCTCAGTGATGTATCATTGAACCCATACTCAGCAAACAACCCTTCTGCGACATTAAGTATTTTTTCTTTTGTTGAAGTTCTCGGGGCCATTTTAATCACTCGTATTAAACAACTGTTTAAAATATACCCCGAACACCGAGATTAACAAACGATTAACATCACATTTTCAAAATTTATTCTTTCAATAAAAAGAATCAACGTTAAACAAAATAAATTTCAAGTGACGTGATTTAAGTGTGATAACCATGTACACAAGATTCTCAGGTAACTCGGTGGATTACGGGTGATAAACTGTCGGTGACATTGTCCACAGATACAATGACTTACATAGTCACATCAAATGCGCGGTACATTGGGGAAATATTTTTCAAAAAAAATGGAACTGTTCGGAAAATGCTCGGTCTGAATATATGTAACAACTAGGGCATTTTAAGTTTCACTGGCCGTCAAACTTTCCCATCTAATTGTTACGTTGCTGCTTTTTTCTTATTAACTCCTATGTTTGTATCCGCCCAGTCAACGTTTCGACTGGGCTTTTTTTCGTCTGTCACTTTTTCTCTTCAACTTAGGCTAGTTGCATTACAAGCACAAAAAAACCTCCCATGTGGGAGGTTTTGTTTTTGACTAAGCGTTACGCCAGTGACTTTTTAGGTAAAGATAGATGCAGCAATAGATATCCGATTATCGCGGCTGTCGTTGACCCCATCAAAATACCTAGTCGTGCGTAAGTATCGAACTCCGGACTCACATTGCCGAATGCAAGTGACGAGATAAAGATAGACATCGTAAAGCCAATACCACAAAGCACAGACACAGCGAATATATGTTTGAAACTGATACCTTCTGGTAGCTTCGCCACGCCCAGCTTCACTGCCGCCCAGCTGAAGGTGAAAATACCCAGAGGCTTACCAACTAACAAACCAAGCGCGATACCTAATGGCAACATTGACGTTAAGCCAGATAAAGATACGCCTTCTAAAGAAATACCAGCGTTGGCAAACGCAAACAGTGGAAGAATACCAAACGCCACGTATGGGTGAAGAGCATGCTCCATGTGTTTCAGCGGCGAATGCTCGCCCGGCTTGCCTTGAAGCGGGATAGCAAAACCGATTACCACCCCCGCAAGCGTCGCGTGAACACCCGATTTAAGAACAGCAAACCAAAGGATGGCACCCACAATCATATATGGTGTTAGTTTGGTCACTTTCTTAGCGTTCAACAAGAAAAGTAAACCAGTCATGGCAAAACCAACTAGCAAAGCCATTGTCGATAGATCGCCCGTGTAGAATAGCGCGATGATAACCACAACACCTAAGTCATCGATGATAGCCAGAGCCAACAGGAATACTTTTAGGCTTACCGGGACACGTTTACCCAGAAGGGCCATAATACCCAATGCAAAGGCGATATCGGTTGCTGCTGGAATTGCCCAGCCAGAGACCGCTTGAGCATCACTCGCATTAAATGCAACATAAATAAGCGCGGGTGCCAACATACCACCGACCGCTGCAATCGCAGGGAAGATCGCTGTTTCTTTTGATTTCAACGCACCTTCAAGTAGCTCTCGTTTAACCTCAAGGCCAATTAGTAAGAAAAACACAGCCATTAGGCCATCATTGATCCAGTGAGATACAGACATACCCAAAACATAAGTATGCAGAATAGATTGATAAGTTTCGCCCAGAGGTGTGTTTGCAATGGTCATCGCAATCGCAGCAGCAATTACGAGAAGAATGCCTCCTGCGGATTCCATTTTGAAAAAGTCACGAATGGCATCGTTCATACATTAACCCTTATATTTATTATCTTAATAAACGATCGACAAAGAATGATATGAGTTTATAGCTGTAAGAAACTTTAGAATAATCGCTTGTTCAGAGTATAAACTTCGTTATTTCCGATGATTGATTCACAACACATCGTATTTTCCAACATTAACTTTATGGTCATTACGACTAATTGCATATCATTTTTTTGCTATTTATTAATCAGTATTACTCACAATTCAGCATAACATGATTAAAATGTGTATGGTAAGCACAGGGAATCATCATGTTTGTATCCAACTACAGGAACAAAAAAAGCCACCTCAAGGGTGGCTGTATAAATGAAAACGGATGGTAGTTAGCTAAAAACTAATAGCCAGTTAATTGCATAAATCCCCATGCCTCGTTAGAGCCCGATGCCAATGTGGGACCTTCCCAATAAGGGATAACAAACGGGAGCCACATATTCGTGTTAACAACGCGTGTCGTCAGATTAATATCGTGTTGTGGTACGCGGATAACCCACTGTAATGGCAGTCGTTTCCCGTTCGATAAACTGGTTACTTGTAACGGTTGAATCGTAATATCTTTCTCTGTCAGATTAATCACTTGTCCCGAACGTGTTGATAGCGTGCCGAATATATGAGGCATTTGCCCATGATGTCGATATCGACTTACCGTCAACCCTCTGCCATCATCTAAATTTAACGTGAGCCAGTCCCAACCTTGTTGGCCTTCTCCGATTAAACCACTGCCCCACTCTTTTTGAGTCCAAGCCGATCCTGAAACCGGAATTCGCTGCCCATTGACATTCAAATTTCCTTTAACATTCAGGAAAGGCGCACTAAAGCTAAATGAGGCAACCGACTGCAAAGCATGCTTAACTTGGAAGCCTCTATCACCATTAACAACAAAAGGTCCATTCGTCTGCGTATTAAGGTCAACGCTGAATTCATCTGTCGAGACAACCAGTTTACCGGGGAAAGGTGTCGCGCCAAGCGAACGCCAGTTCCAATTGTCAATCCATAAGCTAAATGGGCGGTTTTGCATCCCAGCCTGACCTATACCACCTCGCGCGACACGCTGCTCTTTCCACACCTGGGTACCATGGCTGATGACGATGTGTGAGATGTATAGCTGTGGATTTTGCCAACCTCTCGTTTCACGTTCATCAGTCGCGACTCTAAAGTAGCTCCACTGAACGTTATACACCTCACCATTTTTATCTTGCAGCTTGGCAAAGTAGTTCCACCATTCGTGTTGGTATTTGGGGTGAAACCTAAAATCAGCTGGCAATGAAACATGTTCATCAGGCAAAACCGGTTCGAAGATGGTTTTGTCCTCTCTGGTCAGGAGCGAGTTAATTGTCGTTTCCTGAGTTACTGTCTCTTCCGACCAAAACAGTGAATACAAAGCGCCTAGTAGTACCGCGCCTGCCACAAAAAACAATATTGCTGCTAAGAAGCGCTTTTTGGAACTCTTTTTTACCACTACAACGCATCCCTCAATGACTTCATTGGTGTACTTTTGATCATTCTAATCACAGGCAAAGCACCTGCCGCCATGATAGCCAGCATTGCCCAAGCGATCGTCTTAGCGTATTCCCACGGGATCGTCTGTAACTCCAGTGACCAACCAAAAGACTGCCTGATAATAATATCCACAATCACATGAGCCAGAGCTAAGCCCAGAGGCACTGCGATCAGTGCAGATATCGCCCCAAACGCGAAGAGTTGTAAGCCACCAAGTAAAACCAGCTCTTTACCGGACACGCCCATACATCTGAGCAATGAGAAGTGACGTTGCCGCGAGAGTTCACCTGCCAGTGTCGCAAAGAAAAGACCGAAAACCGCGATGATAAGAGTAATGTTACCCAGCGTACCCGCGATAGCAAACGTATGATCAAAAACACGCATTGCTTGGTTATAAATATTACTGTCATCAAAAATGCGATCCTGAGATAAGCGGAACACGTTTTCCAACCTATTTTTCAGCCCTTCACCATTCACATTATCTTCAAGGACAACACCAAGTCCCACATTGCCGGTTCCTGCAAAAGCATACAGCCAGCTTCGATGAGACATCATCACTTGGTTATAGGGGTTGCCATAGTCATAATAGACACCTGCAACTTGCCAGCCTTCACCAAGCGGCGCATGAAGATCAATCACATCACCAGGTCGAATATCGAGCTTCAACGCCATGGACTCACTCACCATCACACTTTTTCCATGGTGTAACTGATACCAGTAACTAGGCACACCTAGTTTAACTGTTAAGGAGTCAAGCTCTCCTTCAGATGCTCCCGTACTCACAACTTGCAAAACGCCCTTATCAGTGGGTAGATCTTTTTCCCAGCGCCACCACACAGAGTTCACTTCAGGTTGCTGCTGTAACCAGCCGCTCATACGTGCGGCATTATTGTTGTTTGGGTAAATATAAATGTCCGCCGCCAAACGTTGATTCAGCCATTTGTCGGTCGTATCTCTAAAACTACCAACCATAGTTTCAACACCAATATTTGCGGCGAGTGCAAGCATAAATGCCATGCTCGCTACCCCACGATAACTCATACTGGCCGCAGCATCGGCGAAGAACCACCTGACTCTTACCCAACGCAGCGAGTAAGAAAAACTCTGAAATAGATGCCACATGATAAATGGCATGACAAGGGCAACACTTAACATCATCAGCGCGACAATCGTGAAGCCAATCTCCTGTGTTTTTGGCGCTTGGTATACGGCTACCGCAGCAACACAGAAAGCACATGCGGCCAGCGCTTGCCAAGAGAACTCTCGACCAGCAAAACGCATCAGAGAAAGGCGAGACGACAATCGAATTGGTTGGGATTTAAGTAGGCGGATTAGCGGCCACAAACAAGAAATGAGGGCCCCCATCGCTGACATGATTAAGCTGTATATGCTTGACTTCCACGACCAACCAATAGACAAACCGACGTTAGCATCATACAAATCACTTAAGCTTGTCGATACTGTTGGAATCAGCTCATTTGCGAGTATTACACCTAAGAAGTTGCCACAAGCCCAAGCTATGGTCACAAGAATAGACAGTTCAAGTAATAAGGCTTGTGCAAGCTGTGTTCCGCTTACACCAGCTTGACGTAATATCCCTACTAAGCGTTGTCGCTGAATCAGCGATAAAGACATGGCTTGATAAAAGATAAACAGACCGACCAAAAACGACAGCATTCCCATCGCCGTTAAGTTCATATGAAATGCTTTAGTCAAAGACTCTAATTCGTTGCGCGTGTTATGCGTCAGCGTCATACCATTAGGCAGCATTTTTTTCAGTGCGGACAGTTTCTCTTCTGACATTTCACCACACAAAATCGAAGACAAGCCCGAGCTGCGCTTCAACATGCGTAGTAAAGAAATATCCGTGATCAGCCTGGTACCTGAAAGCAGGCTATTCTGGTCTACTTGAAGCGGGCCCAGACGGCTGCCATCGCTCATCTCAATAAAGTCACCATCTTGCCAGCTCATGTAAGAAGCCAAGTCTTGACTGATCAGAATAGGATAAGGCGGCTTCATTATGGATAGAATCGGCATTTCCCCCAGAGACTTTCCTTGCTGAAGAGGAATCATCGCGACAGGATCAATACCGACCAACATCAGATTCATATCTGACCTAGCGTCTAAATGGATCACATCAAACGGGGCACATTGGTTAAAGCCAGCTCGGCGCAGTTGGATATAGAAACCCTGAGGAACTTTATTGGCGGAGTGCTTGGCACTGATTCGATAAGGTAACGGGTTAGAGAAAAGTCTCTCTCCCGTTGTATAGCTCTGTTTTGCATGCTGGTTAATCGAGGTAACACCAACCAGAAGGGATACGCCTAAAGTTAAACCTAACCAGACGAGAATAATTTGCAGTGGGTAACGACGGTAATGACCGAGTAGTGCTTTAACTACGGGCCATAACATGCAGTTGTCCCCCTTGCAGTCGGATTTTACCTTCCATATGGTCAGCCACCTTCTCACTGTGGGTCACCAACAACAGTGTACAATTCAGTTGGCGTGCAAGCGTGGTTAATAAACGCATCACCGCTTCGGCATTTCGTTCATCCAAACTCCCGGTTGGCTCATCGGCCAAGAGAATTTGCGGTTCCATGTAAAGAGCTCGTGCAATCGCAGCACGTTGTTGCTGGCCACCAGAGACTTCTTCAGGGTAACGGCCAAGAAGTGGCATCAAGTCGAGCGCGGAGAGAATCTGACGCCACAAACCTTGATCTTCAGGTAAGCCTTTTAGTTGGCGGCAAAAACGAATGTTATCCGCAATGTTTAGCGTCGGAAGAAGGTTAAATTGCTGGAAAATATTGCCGATATTATTTCTGCGATAGAGTGTTCTCAGACGCTCCGGAGCATCATGCATCGCAAAACCGACAAACTGAATTTCCCCGGAATCCACTGTATCCAGCCCAGCAATCAAATTAAGTAAGGTACTCTTACCTGAGCCACTCTCACCCATTAGAGCGACTTGCTCACCACGTTGTAATGTTAATTCTGCCCCTTGTAAAACTGGGTGAAACTCTCCCCCATCTACATAGCCTTTACATAGGTCTGACAGTTTTAACATTAATATAGCCGCTCAAGAGGTATTTAAAATCGGGGTATGAATCTACACTAAAATCCGACCAGTAGGAAGTAATTTGAATACTAGATCACATTATCAAACCGCAAATGCAACTCGACTCAACTTCTGAAACTATTTTTATTGAAATTAAAGGCAAATTCCTATTACTAACAATCGATCTTCTCCCTTTGTATGATTAATTCCCAATTAAGTTTTTCATCCACTTTTTACTTCTCACACGTGGTAAGGAAATCATCCACTTCACCACTTCCTCGGTTAAAAAGAGCAAGTACACCCATTGCGGCTCCCAACCAAGGTAAATGGCAGCAAAGGCAGCAAGCGGAATACCAATAACCCACTGTGCTATCAAGTCCTGATAAAGACAGAATTTAACATCACCTCCCGCACGGAGAACGCCTACAATGACCATCATAGGAATAGAACGCAATATGACACCAATCGCTAAGATCAGCATAAATTGCTCTGATAACTGACGCGTTTCCGGCGTCAATGCACTGAACGCATTCAGTATCCACTGGTTTGAAACCAACAATATTAAGGCAACCATAACTGCGATCAGAAGATTCAAAATCAGCGTTGCCCAGGCTTGATAGTAAACAGGTTCAAAATTCTTTGCACCTAACTGATTGCCCACCAAAACTGCAGCAGCATTCGACAAACCTATCATCATCGCCAGCGCTATTGATTCAACGGGAGTCATGACTGAGAGAGCCGCTAAGCCTTGGACGCCTGCTTGTCCCATAATCGCATGATAAACAAATAGCCCACCAGCCCACGCCAGAAAGTTAAACGTCGTTGGTAATGACAAGCTAAGAAAGCGCGTGATTTTTTCCAACACGAGTCCTGCTCGGATGTCCTTCCATCCAAACGCAAGAATATGTTTCTTTGCCCATAAATAACCGAAAAGACAGCCCACTTCGATCGCACCGCTGATCACGGTTGCGATGG is drawn from uncultured Vibrio sp. and contains these coding sequences:
- a CDS encoding aspartate:alanine antiporter — encoded protein: MNIDVVYLLEQNPILLIFVVLAIGLAFGKIRFGKLQLGNSIGVLITSLIMGHLGFSFNAEALTIGFMLFIYCVGIEAGPNFFGIFFRDGKHYFILSMTVLVTAVCLTYGLSHYFGLDFGLSAGMMAGALTATPVLVGAQDALNSGLATIPRNMDFSLVLENLSVGYAMAYLIGLISMIMFAKLLPRLQKQNLSDSAQQIAQERGLGNSGQRKVYLPIIRAYRVGPELIDWTDGKNLRELGIYRQTGCYIERIRRNGILAHPDGDAILQEGDEIALVGFPDSHARLDSSFRNGKEVFDRNLLDLRIVEEEIVVKSDAIAGKRLSDLNLSEFGCFLNRVVRAQIEMPMDLDIVLAKGDVLQVSGEKSRVHGLAEKIGFISIHSQMADLLAFCSFFILGIMFGLITMTFGQVSFSLGNAVGLLLSGITLGFLRANHPTFGYVPQGALNMVKDLGLMFFMVGIGLSAGGKMFEHLTQVGPKVIGLAFIVSVVPVALAYLVGAYALKMNRALLFGAIIGARTCAPAMDVVNDYAKSTIPALGYAGTYAIANILMTLAGTILIILS
- the fabV gene encoding enoyl-ACP reductase FabV — encoded protein: MIIKPRIRGFICTTTHPVGCEANVKEQIAFTKAQGPIKNAPKRVLVVGASSGYGLSSRIAAAFGGGASTIGVFFEKEGTEKKPGTAGFYNAAAFEKLAREEGLYAKSLNGDAFSNEAKEKTIELIKEDLGQIDMVVYSLASPVRKLPETGELIRSSLKPIGETYTSTAVDTNKDVIIEASVEPATEEEIKDTVTVMGGEDWELWINALSEAGVLAEGCKTVAYSYIGTELTWPIYWDGALGKAKMDLDRAATALNEKLAETGGSANVAVLKSVVTQASSAIPVMPLYIAMVFKKMREEGVHEGCMEQIYRMFSQRLYKEDGSAAEVDDMNRLRLDDWELREDIQQHCRDLWPQITTENLKELTDYVEYKEEFLKLFGFGVDGVDYEADVNPAVEADFIQI
- a CDS encoding acyl-CoA dehydrogenase; this translates as MSSLRRKWISDPAFKLFKKVLPPLSSTEREAMEAGSVWWDAELFSGKPNFKTLHHYPTPTLTAEEQSFMDNELVTLLDMLDEQKIVKEDRDLSPEVWEFLRKERFLSLIISKEYGGREFSSLANSTIVSRIATRSISAAVSVMVPNSLGPGELLSHYGTQEQKDYWLPRLADGTDIPCFALTGPEAGSDAGGIPDQGVVCYGKHNGEEVLGIRLSWNKRYITLAPVATVLGLAFKLQDPDGLLGDKKDIGITCALIPADHEGVEIGERHDPLGSAFMNGPTRGEDVFIPMDWLIGGADYAGKGWRMLVECLSAGRGISLPALGAAIGHLTTRTTGAYAYVRKQFGMSIGKFEGVAEAMGRIGGLTYLLEATRTLTTTSLDMKEKPGIVTAIAKYHMTEMARTLLNDSFDIHAGRAIQDGPMNYLAKHYVGIPVAITVEGANILTRNLMIFGQGATRCHPYVLKEMEAAANPDTEQGAKEFDDLLFKHIKHATGNTFGALGAALTGSRFIKAEMSGPTKKYYKDITRLSRDLAVSADFAMLTLGGDLKRKEMISARLGDGLSFLYMASAALKKYEDEGRQQGDLDFVHYAVQHCLYNAAKSLNEAYTNFPVKYVGGVLKGLLFPLGNHFNKPSDELSTRIAEAMMTPGAQRDRLTHLCYVGKAEDDNIGLMENAFLAMYDIKPLERKLVKGVKDGKVARKGLLDDRLQQALEADVLTQEEVDKIKAADKLRSKAIQVDHFSHDFSELRTDAPKKSHLNSAA
- a CDS encoding TetR/AcrR family transcriptional regulator; translated protein: MAPRTSTKEKILNVAEGLFAEYGFNDTSLRTITGRANVNLASVNYHFGDKKTLVRAVLDRYLEALMPSIKTSLIELNTRDNYTMEEVFESLRLPLSTLNEVRPNGTALFMLLLGRGYTDVQGHLRWFITTRYEEVLKLFTASIMKANPELTEELLFWRLHFTLGTCVFTMASSQALSELADSKFNKEVDIKSVVDLLIPYLSAGMSAK
- the nhaA gene encoding Na+/H+ antiporter NhaA; this encodes MNDAIRDFFKMESAGGILLVIAAAIAMTIANTPLGETYQSILHTYVLGMSVSHWINDGLMAVFFLLIGLEVKRELLEGALKSKETAIFPAIAAVGGMLAPALIYVAFNASDAQAVSGWAIPAATDIAFALGIMALLGKRVPVSLKVFLLALAIIDDLGVVVIIALFYTGDLSTMALLVGFAMTGLLFLLNAKKVTKLTPYMIVGAILWFAVLKSGVHATLAGVVIGFAIPLQGKPGEHSPLKHMEHALHPYVAFGILPLFAFANAGISLEGVSLSGLTSMLPLGIALGLLVGKPLGIFTFSWAAVKLGVAKLPEGISFKHIFAVSVLCGIGFTMSIFISSLAFGNVSPEFDTYARLGILMGSTTAAIIGYLLLHLSLPKKSLA